From a region of the Clupea harengus chromosome 9, Ch_v2.0.2, whole genome shotgun sequence genome:
- the LOC105900714 gene encoding gastrula zinc finger protein XlCGF57.1-like isoform X2 gives MAHCGHERNEDSQKGLVSPSSSQTIPEERPVQTGTFEKEFLERMIDSTTGFISKDKEDDSSEEVFMNRKESEEVVDAQGYRDAAAVCRAPSYSISAQNRTFGLEEGRAVLTVPERDKLSKRKSFVVNISLTPPDLSPQDKCNLVLNYRKSAEKPHDCALCGKKYWHVKALNRHKLQHDQKYNCETCGRMFNKESSLRSHELVHAEVKPFSCTTCGQGFTVHRSLVSHQRIHTGERPYMCQTCGKGFTQSGQLKMHERVHSEDKPFKCGQCQKTFRNPRTLRAHQVVHTGDKPYTCNVCERRFGLAVNLKRHHLIHTGLKPHICVVCGKGFNQRSILKGHMQVHTGEKPFMCDICGKTFVYNYALKNHMLTHDGVHKQRLKTTGEQSENPQRCDLCGKCYSSVASLKLHLQLHTGEKPFKCEVCGKTFAQKSACTTHQKVHTGEKTFKCSWCSKAFSLANALRMHERIHTGEKPYKCETCGMAFRLIGNLTRHKRVHTGEKPFSCDVCGKRFGQANNVKAHMQVHTGVKPHFCQRCGKRFAYVRNFKDHKCVPC, from the exons GGTTGgtgtccccctcctcttctcaaaCCATCCCAGAGGAACGTCCAGTGCAGACAGGCACCTTTGAGAAGGAG TTTCTTGAAAGAATGATTGACTCCACTACAGGCTTCATAAGCAAGGACAAAGAAGATGACTCAAGTGAAGAAGTCTTTATGAACAGAAAAG AGAGCGAAGAGGTTGTTGATGCCCAGGGATACAGGGATGCTGCAGCTGTGTGCAGAGCCCCATCCTACAGCATAAGTGCCCAGAACAGAACCTTTGGGCTGGAGGAGGGTAGAGCCGTACTAACTGTGCCAGAAAGAGACAAATTATCCAAAAGAAAGTCCTTTGTAGTAAATATCAGTCTCACACCACCAGACCTCTCCCCTCAAGATAAGTGTAATCTAGTTTTGAACTACAGAAAGTCTGCTGAGAAACCACATGACTGTGCCCTGTGTGGGAAGAAGTACTGGCATGTAAAAGCTCTTAACAGGCACAAATTACAACATGATCAAAAATACAACTGTGAGACCTGTGGTAGAATGTTCAATAAAGAAAGTTCTCTGCGATCGCATGAACTGGTGCATGCCGAGGTGAAGCCTTTCAGCTGCACAACATGCGGCCAGGGTTTCACCGTCCACCGGAGTCTGGTGAGCCACCAGCGCatccacacaggagagagacccTACATGTGCCAGACCTGTGGGAAAGGCTTCACTCAGTCAGGCCAGCTGAAGATGCACGAGAGGGTTCACTCAGAGGACAAGCCCTTTAAGTGCGGACAGTGTCAGAAGACGTTTCGAAACCCACGCACACTAAGAGCCCACCAGGTCGTTCACACAGGCGATAAGCCTTATACGTGCAATGTATGTGAGAGAAGGTTTGGGCTGGCCGTAAACCTCAAGAGACATCACCTGATTCACACAGGTCTCAAACCACacatttgtgtggtgtgtggtaagGGTTTCAACCAGAGGAGTATCTTGAAAGGTCACATGCAGGTACATACTGGTGAAAAGCCTTTCATGTGCGACATCTGTGGCAAAACCTTTGTTTATAATTATGCCCTGAAAAatcacatgctaacacatgatGGGGTCCATAAGCAAAGACTGAAAACAACTGGAGAACAATCAGAAAATCCTCAAAGGTGTGATTTGTGTGGCAAATGCTATAGTTCTGTAGCCTCCCTGAAACTCCACCTGCAGCTTCATACAGGAGAGAAACCTTttaagtgtgaagtgtgtggcaAAACCTTTGCTCAGAAAAGTGCATGTACCACACATCAGAAGGTTCATACAGGAGAAAAGACTTTCAAGTGCTCCTGGTGCTCAAAGGCCTTTAGCCTGGCTAATGCACTCAGAATGCACGAGCGCATTCATACAGGGGAGAAACCATACAAATGTGAGACCTGTGGAATGGCCTTCCGTCTGATTGGGAATTTGACGAGACACAAGCGTGtccacactggagagaagcctttcAGCTGTGACGTTTGTGGAAAGAGATTCGGTCAGGCTAATAATGTGAAAGCGCACATGCAGGTCCATACAGGGGTGAAGCCACATTTCTGCCAGAGATGTGGGAAGAGGTTTGCTTATGTTAGAAACTTTAAAGATCATAAGTGTGTTCCATGTTAA
- the LOC105900707 gene encoding TRPM8 channel-associated factor homolog isoform X1, with translation MAQEEAYSTLMHGIQELTFKGPSVPSELLLNGHHAFPLAVNAEDQVIIAASCYGLGRIVVLGHEAYLQDFPELVKNALGWLQAPSGRATVGVHPSSKAIVGNLSSVDAEVCQFRSDLGVYVADAYSVGPFAEDLVSFLKEGGGLLIAGQAWHWSHTHPQENVQLNFPGNQVCGVAGIYLTERYGKHGCVPIPSNIPFKWSSLALEGAYSTLMHGIQELTFKGPSVPSELLLNGHHAFPLAVNAQDQVIIAASCYGLGRIVVLGHEVYLQDFPDLVKNALGWLQAPSGRAKVGVHPSSKAIVGNLSSVDAEVCQFRSDLGVYVADAYSVDPFAEDLVSFLKAGGGLLIAGQAWHWSHTHPGEKVLLNFPGNQVCGVAGIYLTEHYGKHGEILVPPKLPLRGSLRFKNEKAREDLEFLLNQVSEFDIRGDLVPSEVLVHGPLAFPIGATPDGKAFLAGAHYGQGRVIVATHEAFLFSKSLSTFFLNALQWLDKGRNGAVGIVPRLQNVTNLLSKSGLPCQVTDFKDDLSVYVCTSYSGDHCKEIQSFVAEGGGLLIGGHAWYWAYSNTAASALTKYPGNHILNQMGLSILPNTLEAGLYKVQPVKELVKVYQFRQFLTLFFDSMTQSQSLNEDQKGCLQKMGRDCAKYLTMSAHDCASYSSVLEILTDLVKTGKVPQVCGSCPVRSTEDRLLLEVASGVCKVCPDPGSLLPYIIKDLPALPTVSNAKLCISASTADAKEWISTGLYLSPGMGTDMEFPAQIVGKGWKVQIGCQSDNLKRADVLKRAPVVCECFPVDNNIVQVWNLWGGLIYLVAPPKCHVVGEEIVVQKAVRAPYYKSGETSVPDWVNNIRHAPAPWAELEFENLIISLNSESIRDLDRPDLVAAQWDAVMRGVADLAGKPAKFPRKERFVADVQISAGFMHSGYPIMMHTPSAPDLLKLTNKKDPWGPLHELGHEQQRNVWEFPPHTTEATCNLWSVYISETVLGLPRTKAHPSLQPSKRFARIQNYIKGGRNLKHWSVWVALETYLQLQEQFGWDPFKKVFAAYHDMEGVPQDNKGKMNTYAETFSKVVNRNLTSFFKAWGWPLEAATEEKLSGLPDWSDHPMAQYA, from the exons ATGGCCCAGGAAGAAGCCTACTCCACTCTTATGCATGGAATACAGGAGCTCACCTTCAAAGGGCCATCTGTACCCAGTGAGCTACTGCTGAATGGCCATCATGCTTTTCCTCTGGCTGTGAACGCCGAAGATCAGGTCATCATAGCTGCCTCGTGCTATGGCCTTGGCCGCATAGTGGTGCTGGGGCATGAGGCGTACCTTCAAGACTTCCCAGAACTAGTTAAGAATGCCCTGGGTTGGCTACAAGCCCCATCTGGGAGGGCTACAGTAGGTGTCCATCCCAGCAGCAAGGCCATTGTGGGAAACCTCTCCTCAGTTGATGCAGAGGTCTGCCAGTTCAGAAGTGATCTGGGAGTTTATGTTGCAGATGCCTATAGTGTCGGCCCATTTGCTGAGGATCTGGTGAGTTTCCTCAAAGAAGGAGGAGGTCTTCTTATTGCTGGCCAGGCCTGGCAttggtctcacacacatcctcaagaAAATGTACAGCTAAACTTCCCTGGAAaccaggtgtgtggtgtggctggTATTTACCTCACAGAGCGTTATGGGAAACATGGATGTGTCCCAATTCCATCAAACATCCCATTTAAATGGTCATCATT AGCTCTCGAGGGAGCCTATTCTACCCTCATGCATGGAATACAGGAGCTCACCTTCAAAGGGCCATCTGTACCCAGTGAGCTGCTGCTGAATGGCCATCATGCTTTTCCTCTGGCTGTGAACGCCCAAGATCAGGTCATCATAGCTGCCTCGTGCTATGGCCTTGGCCGCATAGTGGTGCTGGGGCATGAGGTGTACCTTCAAGACTTCCCAGACCTAGTTAAGAATGCCCTGGGTTGGCTACAAGCCCCATCTGGGAGGGCTAAAGTAGGTGTCCATCCCAGCAGCAAGGCCATTGTGGGAAACCTCTCCTCAGTTGATGCAGAGGTCTGCCAATTCAGAAGTGATCTGGGAGTTTATGTTGCAGATGCCTATAGTGTGGATCCATTTGCTGAGGATCTGGTGAGTTTCCTTAAGGCAGGAGGTGGTCTTCTTATTGCTGGCCAGGCCTGGCACTGGTCTCATACACATCCTGGGGAAAAAGTGCTCCTGAACTTCCCTGGAAACCAGGTGTGTGGTGTAGCTGGTATTTACCTCACAGAGCATTATGGGAAACATGGAGAGATTCTTGTACCACCAAAACTTCCTCTCAGAGGGTCCTTAAGGTT TAAAAATGAAAAGGCCAGAGAGGATCTGGAATTCTTGCTGAATCAAGTGTCTGAATTTGATATCCGTGGTGATTTAGTACCTTCAGAAGTCCTGGTCCATGGTCCCCTCGCATTCCCCATTGGTGCTACACCTGATGGCAAAGCCTTCCTTGCTGGGGCTCACTATGGCCAGGGCAGAGTCATCGTGGCCACTCATGAGGCCTTTCTCTTTTCTAAGAGTTTATCCACATTCTTTCTGAATGCTCTGCAGTGGTTGGACAAGGGACGCAATGGGGCAGTTGGTATTGTACCCAGGCTTCAAAATGTTACCAACCTTCTAAGCAAGTCTGGTCTTCCTTGTCAGGTGACTGACTTTAAGGATGACCttagtgtctatgtgtgcaccTCATACAGCGGTGATCACTGCAAAGAAATCCAGAGCTTTGTTGCTGAAGGTGGAGGACTCCTCATTGGTGGCCATGCCTGGTACTGGGCTTACAGCAATACTGCAGCTAGCGCATTGACGAAATACCCAGGCAACCACATTCTCAACCAGATGGGTCTATCGATCCTGCCCAACACCTTAGAAGCAGGATTATACAAAGTTCAGCCAGTAAAGGAATTAGTAAAGGTGTACCAGTTTCGTCAGTTCCTTACACTTTTTTTTGATTCCATGACTCAGAGCCAGAGTCTCAATGAAGATCAGAAGGGCTGTCTTCAGAAGATGGGAAGAGACTGTGCTAAGTACCTCACCATGTCTGCTCATGACTGCGCCTCCTATTCCTCAGTGCTGGAGATACTAACAGACTTGGTGAAGACAGGGAAAGTCCCACAAGTTTGCGGAAGCTGCCCGGTGAGAAGCACTGAAGACCGTCTGCTCCTTGAAGTTGCCAGTGGTGTATGCAAGGTATGCCCAGATCCGGGTTCTCTCCTGCCCTACATCATCAAGGATCTGCCAGCTCTGCCAACTGTCAGCAATGCCAAGCTCTGCATTAGTGCCAGCACAGCAG ATGCTAAAGAATGGATTAGCACTGGTTTGTACCTATCCCCTGGCATGGGGACAGATATGGAGTTTCCCGCCCAAATAGTGGGCAAAGGTTGGAAG GTGCAGATTGGCTGCCAGTCTGACAACCTTAAGAGAGCAGATGTGTTGAAACGAGCaccagtggtgtgtgagtgcttcCCTGTGGACAACAACATAGTGCAGGTGTGGAACCTCTGGGGGGGTCTTATCTACTTGGTCGCCCCACCAAAATGTCACGTGGTGGGAGAAGAGATAGTGGTGCAGAAAGCTGTTCGAGCACCATACTATAAATCTG GGGAGACCAGCGTACCTGACTGGGTAAATAATATCCGACATGCCCCTGCACCCTGGGCTGAGTTAGAGTTTGAGAACCTTATAATCTCTCTTAACTCTGAGTCCATCAGAGACTTGGATCGGCCAGATTTGGTGGCGGCTCAGTGGGATGCCGTCATGAGGGGTGTGGCCGACCTGGCTGGGAAACCTGCAAAGTTCCCACGCAAGGAGCGATTTGTGGCAGATGTGCAGATCTCAGCGG GATTCATGCACTCTGGCTACCCAATCATGATGCATACCCCATCGGCTCCTGACTTACTGAAACTAACCAACAAAAAAGATCCTTGGGGACCACTCCATGAGTTGGGCCACGAACAGCAGCGGAATGTCTGGGAGTTTCCCCCACACACCACCGAAGCCACTTGCAACCTGTGGTCAGTGTATATATCCGAGACGGTGCTTGGACTGCCCCGGACAAAAGCCCACCCATCATTGCAACCTTCTAAACGATTTGCCAGGATCCAGAATTATATCAAAGGAGGGCGAAACCTTAAACACTGGAGTGTCTGGGTGGCACTTGAGACCTACTTGCAG CTCCAGGAGCAATTTGGCTGGGACCCCTTTAAGAAGGTCTTTGCTGCATATCATGACATGGAGGGAGTGCCTCAGGACAACAAGGGCAAGATGAACACATATGCAGAGACCTTCTCCAAAGTGGTGAACAGGAACCTGACATCCTTCTTCAAGGCCTGGGGCTGGCCACTAGAGGCTGCCACTGAGGAGAAGCTCTCAGGTCTGCCTGACTGGAGTGATCATCCAATGGCCCAGTATGCCTGA
- the LOC105900707 gene encoding TRPM8 channel-associated factor homolog isoform X2 translates to MAQEEAYSTLMHGIQELTFKGPSVPSELLLNGHHAFPLAVNAEDQVIIAASCYGLGRIVVLGHEAYLQDFPELVKNALGWLQAPSGRATVGVHPSSKAIVGNLSSVDAEVCQFRSDLGVYVADAYSVGPFAEDLVSFLKEGGGLLIAGQAWHWSHTHPQENVQLNFPGNQVCGVAGIYLTERYGKHGCVPIPSNIPFKWSSLALEGAYSTLMHGIQELTFKGPSVPSELLLNGHHAFPLAVNAQDQVIIAASCYGLGRIVVLGHEVYLQDFPDLVKNALGWLQAPSGRAKVGVHPSSKAIVGNLSSVDAEVCQFRSDLGVYVADAYSVDPFAEDLSQSLNEDQKGCLQKMGRDCAKYLTMSAHDCASYSSVLEILTDLVKTGKVPQVCGSCPVRSTEDRLLLEVASGVCKVCPDPGSLLPYIIKDLPALPTVSNAKLCISASTADAKEWISTGLYLSPGMGTDMEFPAQIVGKGWKVQIGCQSDNLKRADVLKRAPVVCECFPVDNNIVQVWNLWGGLIYLVAPPKCHVVGEEIVVQKAVRAPYYKSGETSVPDWVNNIRHAPAPWAELEFENLIISLNSESIRDLDRPDLVAAQWDAVMRGVADLAGKPAKFPRKERFVADVQISAGFMHSGYPIMMHTPSAPDLLKLTNKKDPWGPLHELGHEQQRNVWEFPPHTTEATCNLWSVYISETVLGLPRTKAHPSLQPSKRFARIQNYIKGGRNLKHWSVWVALETYLQLQEQFGWDPFKKVFAAYHDMEGVPQDNKGKMNTYAETFSKVVNRNLTSFFKAWGWPLEAATEEKLSGLPDWSDHPMAQYA, encoded by the exons ATGGCCCAGGAAGAAGCCTACTCCACTCTTATGCATGGAATACAGGAGCTCACCTTCAAAGGGCCATCTGTACCCAGTGAGCTACTGCTGAATGGCCATCATGCTTTTCCTCTGGCTGTGAACGCCGAAGATCAGGTCATCATAGCTGCCTCGTGCTATGGCCTTGGCCGCATAGTGGTGCTGGGGCATGAGGCGTACCTTCAAGACTTCCCAGAACTAGTTAAGAATGCCCTGGGTTGGCTACAAGCCCCATCTGGGAGGGCTACAGTAGGTGTCCATCCCAGCAGCAAGGCCATTGTGGGAAACCTCTCCTCAGTTGATGCAGAGGTCTGCCAGTTCAGAAGTGATCTGGGAGTTTATGTTGCAGATGCCTATAGTGTCGGCCCATTTGCTGAGGATCTGGTGAGTTTCCTCAAAGAAGGAGGAGGTCTTCTTATTGCTGGCCAGGCCTGGCAttggtctcacacacatcctcaagaAAATGTACAGCTAAACTTCCCTGGAAaccaggtgtgtggtgtggctggTATTTACCTCACAGAGCGTTATGGGAAACATGGATGTGTCCCAATTCCATCAAACATCCCATTTAAATGGTCATCATT AGCTCTCGAGGGAGCCTATTCTACCCTCATGCATGGAATACAGGAGCTCACCTTCAAAGGGCCATCTGTACCCAGTGAGCTGCTGCTGAATGGCCATCATGCTTTTCCTCTGGCTGTGAACGCCCAAGATCAGGTCATCATAGCTGCCTCGTGCTATGGCCTTGGCCGCATAGTGGTGCTGGGGCATGAGGTGTACCTTCAAGACTTCCCAGACCTAGTTAAGAATGCCCTGGGTTGGCTACAAGCCCCATCTGGGAGGGCTAAAGTAGGTGTCCATCCCAGCAGCAAGGCCATTGTGGGAAACCTCTCCTCAGTTGATGCAGAGGTCTGCCAATTCAGAAGTGATCTGGGAGTTTATGTTGCAGATGCCTATAGTGTGGATCCATTTGCTGAGGATCTG AGCCAGAGTCTCAATGAAGATCAGAAGGGCTGTCTTCAGAAGATGGGAAGAGACTGTGCTAAGTACCTCACCATGTCTGCTCATGACTGCGCCTCCTATTCCTCAGTGCTGGAGATACTAACAGACTTGGTGAAGACAGGGAAAGTCCCACAAGTTTGCGGAAGCTGCCCGGTGAGAAGCACTGAAGACCGTCTGCTCCTTGAAGTTGCCAGTGGTGTATGCAAGGTATGCCCAGATCCGGGTTCTCTCCTGCCCTACATCATCAAGGATCTGCCAGCTCTGCCAACTGTCAGCAATGCCAAGCTCTGCATTAGTGCCAGCACAGCAG ATGCTAAAGAATGGATTAGCACTGGTTTGTACCTATCCCCTGGCATGGGGACAGATATGGAGTTTCCCGCCCAAATAGTGGGCAAAGGTTGGAAG GTGCAGATTGGCTGCCAGTCTGACAACCTTAAGAGAGCAGATGTGTTGAAACGAGCaccagtggtgtgtgagtgcttcCCTGTGGACAACAACATAGTGCAGGTGTGGAACCTCTGGGGGGGTCTTATCTACTTGGTCGCCCCACCAAAATGTCACGTGGTGGGAGAAGAGATAGTGGTGCAGAAAGCTGTTCGAGCACCATACTATAAATCTG GGGAGACCAGCGTACCTGACTGGGTAAATAATATCCGACATGCCCCTGCACCCTGGGCTGAGTTAGAGTTTGAGAACCTTATAATCTCTCTTAACTCTGAGTCCATCAGAGACTTGGATCGGCCAGATTTGGTGGCGGCTCAGTGGGATGCCGTCATGAGGGGTGTGGCCGACCTGGCTGGGAAACCTGCAAAGTTCCCACGCAAGGAGCGATTTGTGGCAGATGTGCAGATCTCAGCGG GATTCATGCACTCTGGCTACCCAATCATGATGCATACCCCATCGGCTCCTGACTTACTGAAACTAACCAACAAAAAAGATCCTTGGGGACCACTCCATGAGTTGGGCCACGAACAGCAGCGGAATGTCTGGGAGTTTCCCCCACACACCACCGAAGCCACTTGCAACCTGTGGTCAGTGTATATATCCGAGACGGTGCTTGGACTGCCCCGGACAAAAGCCCACCCATCATTGCAACCTTCTAAACGATTTGCCAGGATCCAGAATTATATCAAAGGAGGGCGAAACCTTAAACACTGGAGTGTCTGGGTGGCACTTGAGACCTACTTGCAG CTCCAGGAGCAATTTGGCTGGGACCCCTTTAAGAAGGTCTTTGCTGCATATCATGACATGGAGGGAGTGCCTCAGGACAACAAGGGCAAGATGAACACATATGCAGAGACCTTCTCCAAAGTGGTGAACAGGAACCTGACATCCTTCTTCAAGGCCTGGGGCTGGCCACTAGAGGCTGCCACTGAGGAGAAGCTCTCAGGTCTGCCTGACTGGAGTGATCATCCAATGGCCCAGTATGCCTGA